A region of the Gemmatimonadales bacterium genome:
TGGCTGGAGAATCCGGTGCTCTGGTACGAGCGCCTGCACCCGGACGACAAGGACCGGTGGAATCTGGAGTTCGCGCGCACGGTCGCCTTTGGCGAGGATTTTCACTCGGTCTACCGGTTCCTCGCGCGCGACGGCCGGGTGGTCTGGATCCTCGGCGATACCAAGATCGTGCGAGGGGCCAGCGGACACCCGATCTTCGTGCAGGGGGTCGGCTTCGACATCACCGAGCTGAAGCGGGCGGAAGAGGAACTCCGGCAGCGCACCATCGAGCTCGACATCGCCAACCGGGAGCTGGAAACGTTCAGCTACTCCATTTCGCACGACCTGCGGAGTCCGCTGCAGGGTGTCGAGGGGTTCTCCCACATCCTACTGGAGGAGTACGGCGACCGGCTCGACGAGCAGGGCCGTCGATACCTCCGCCGCGTGAACAACGCCGCGCAGCGGATGGCGCGGATGATCGACGGCTTCCTCAGCCTCTATCGGATCACCCGCAAGGATCTGGAGCTGGCATGGGTGGACCTGAGCGCCATTGCCCGGATGGTCGCCCAGGAGGTCAAGGAGAGCGAGCCGGACAGGTTGGTCGAAATCCGCATCGCCCCGACCCGGAAGGCGTACGCCGACGCGGCCCTGTTCAAGATCGCGCTGGCGAACCTCCTCGGGAACGCGTGGAAGTTCACCCGGAAGCATGCGCGAGGACTCATCGAGTTCGGCGAAACCACCGTGAACGGGGAGCATGTTTATTTCGTGCGAGACGACGGCGCGGGGTTCGACATGGCGTACGTCGCGAAGCTGTTTCAGCCGTTCGAGCGACTTCACCACGCCGATGAATTTCCGGGCACGGGCATCGGCCTCGCGACGGTGCAGCGCGTGATCCAGCGCCATGGCGGTCGCATCTGGGCGGAGGGAGCGGTCGAGCGAGGGGCAAGCTTCTATTTCACCACGCACGACGCCGGGGCCGGCCGATGAGCACGAGGCGGGTGCTGTTGGTGGAGGACGACGAAAACGACGCGCTGCTCACCACCCGTGCGTTGCAGCGGGCCGGCATCGAGCTCACCGTGGACCTCGCCCGGGATGGCGTGGAGGCGCTCGAGTACCTGCTGCCCGTGGCCGATGCATCGTCCGCCGCGCGGCCACTGCCGGCCGTCGTGCTGCTCGATCTCAAGCTTCCGCGCGTGGGCGGCCTCGAGGTGCTGGAGCGCTTGCGCGCCGACCCGCGGACCAAGCTCCTGCCGATCGTGATCCTCACGTCCTCCACCCATCCCCGCGACCTGGCCTCCGGCTACGGGCTCGGATGCAACAGCTACGTACGCAAGCCGGTGGATGCGGCGCGATTCGACAGCATCATCCGGCAGCTCGCGATGTACTGGGTGGATATCAACCAGCGAGCGGAGGCGTTGCGATAGGACTCGGCCATCGCTCTTTGTCTCGGCGCCATACTACACGGAAAAACGGGGCGGCTCGCGGCCGCCCCGTCCACGCTCAGCGCCGCAATTCCAGTTGCGTCGTGGCCAGCGTGATCCCCGCGTACGAGACGGTCGTCGTCCAGGTACCGGCAACCCACGGATCGGCCGTGCCGGTCTTGAGATTGAAGATGTACTGCCCCGCGTCGCCGTCGTACCGCCACGCCGTGGAGCCCGCCGAGTAGTCATCGCCATCGATGCTGGTGGGGTCGGGGCTGCCGTCCACCTGGGTGAGAACGAGGCGCAGGCCGCTGGCGAGATCGGTGGCCGGCGTTCCGTCGGCGTAGGTAGGCGGCAGGAACTTGTGCGGAATCGTCGAGCCGCGCTTGTGGGCGCTGAACGGCGCCACCATCCGCAGCGGCGGCAGGAACCCCGTCGCGTTGACGTTGAGACCGACGAATACGTCGAACGTGCTGGGGTCGCTCTCGTTTCCGACGTGATCCGTTGCCGTGCACGAGACGGTCGTCGTGCTGCCGATGGCGAGCTTGGTGCCCGCGACGTAGTCGCAGGAGAAGGTGGACGGCTCGGACACGTGGCCCACGTCTTCCACCTCGATGTGGAGCGCGTCGATGTCCAGCACCGCGCCGGTGATGTCGGCGGCGATCAGGGTGAGCGTGCCGGTCGGAAACGCGGTGAAGAAGGCGGGCGTCGTATCGACGACCGTCACCTTGAAGCTGCCCATCGCGGAGAGGCCGCCCGCGTCGGTGACCGAGCAGTTGACCGTCGTCTCGCCGAGCGCGAACGTGGTGCCGCTGGCCGGCGTGCAGACGACGCTGGCAGTCAGGTCGCCCTGCTCCAGGTCGCTGGC
Encoded here:
- a CDS encoding PAS domain-containing protein, whose translation is MNADGPACSETSGTQDVAGPEAVLRQLAGPLLAGLAESIMAPDGEPVGPDVMYRLTEARYRTLLEQIPAVTFMASLEHGLREVYVSPQIESLLGYSQREWLENPVLWYERLHPDDKDRWNLEFARTVAFGEDFHSVYRFLARDGRVVWILGDTKIVRGASGHPIFVQGVGFDITELKRAEEELRQRTIELDIANRELETFSYSISHDLRSPLQGVEGFSHILLEEYGDRLDEQGRRYLRRVNNAAQRMARMIDGFLSLYRITRKDLELAWVDLSAIARMVAQEVKESEPDRLVEIRIAPTRKAYADAALFKIALANLLGNAWKFTRKHARGLIEFGETTVNGEHVYFVRDDGAGFDMAYVAKLFQPFERLHHADEFPGTGIGLATVQRVIQRHGGRIWAEGAVERGASFYFTTHDAGAGR
- a CDS encoding response regulator, which translates into the protein MSTRRVLLVEDDENDALLTTRALQRAGIELTVDLARDGVEALEYLLPVADASSAARPLPAVVLLDLKLPRVGGLEVLERLRADPRTKLLPIVILTSSTHPRDLASGYGLGCNSYVRKPVDAARFDSIIRQLAMYWVDINQRAEALR
- a CDS encoding HYR domain-containing protein, which gives rise to MSKHVTLLGVALLSALTACAGDSPTAASDGPSANRSLVITQGLPAPARPAAKRPSLSSAAAAVTSALGGSVTTPVSLKPETCEPDGQAVTVTYTVTGRQDHPASFQVNTRWVFNGTSWTGSVPTTVNVATRPTGPGSDTYMVTLTLVNSSSTATGTSSFSVVPFNLVTSAPAALGISGGNITVFVAFAACPVVNTAPALTLPSDFTVEATSSAGAAVNYTVTASDLEQGDLTASVVCTPASGTTFALGETTVNCSVTDAGGLSAMGSFKVTVVDTTPAFFTAFPTGTLTLIAADITGAVLDIDALHIEVEDVGHVSEPSTFSCDYVAGTKLAIGSTTTVSCTATDHVGNESDPSTFDVFVGLNVNATGFLPPLRMVAPFSAHKRGSTIPHKFLPPTYADGTPATDLASGLRLVLTQVDGSPDPTSIDGDDYSAGSTAWRYDGDAGQYIFNLKTGTADPWVAGTWTTTVSYAGITLATTQLELRR